One window of the Microbispora sp. ZYX-F-249 genome contains the following:
- a CDS encoding sigma-70 family RNA polymerase sigma factor, with product MNDGVLVEALRARDPGALAALYDTYAENLYRYCRTLLAGPDAAQVALRDTLIAAEALVGSLADPHRFRPWLYALARGECMRRRTPGPEDEPGTGPIPVATVPFPGIAADGATAEGTDLRIVAGSAVGALSPEDREVLELAARHGMTGQDLAAVLGTGEGYAEGLLDAATERLRETVTAEILARRAARDCERASAILAGFTGELTPQARAQLIRHLARCETCGRQRVRQVSAAKVFGLLPQVALPETLRVRVLSSFIDPELVPYRRYVAKRVGKLNAAGFPRAGRREGRLAQAVAGAVAALAAVATIALVFAQFAGDLREQAADTIAPHRLPTAGAPVSPSAATGDGTVSPEGSEGASGGADDGATAGSPAPPASRDPAEPIAPVRPVALPRPAPLPPPAPPSAGRPHRPAPPVRPPVRPSVRPTGAPSATVPSPGASPSGPTPVPTITPVSPGTEPSPGGSGSGSGGPGSGEPGSGRPPRGGPPPAHWPGHRPPWRDHQHHPRPHWECPPTPAPPHGPSGGHGGPPAVPPVRGGQVGGHGGGHGGAPGSGREARGAGDGGRPLPGPRPARYGGAAPERPSRNESGRGESGRGESGRGESGGDGSRRDGPGRGNGHPPDVRAREDAPKDAEHRGAAGDTAAGSPGGPGRPGGSGGGHGPGGGHGFGNGPAPAGPKAT from the coding sequence ATGAATGATGGCGTCCTGGTCGAGGCGTTGCGAGCCCGGGATCCTGGAGCGCTGGCCGCCCTTTATGACACATACGCGGAGAACCTTTACCGGTACTGCCGCACGTTGCTGGCCGGGCCCGACGCCGCCCAGGTCGCGCTGCGCGACACGCTGATCGCCGCCGAGGCCCTCGTCGGCTCGCTGGCCGATCCGCACCGGTTCCGTCCCTGGTTGTACGCCCTGGCCCGGGGCGAGTGCATGCGCCGCCGCACGCCCGGACCGGAGGACGAGCCCGGCACCGGGCCGATTCCCGTCGCCACCGTGCCCTTCCCCGGCATCGCGGCCGACGGCGCGACGGCCGAGGGGACCGACCTGCGCATCGTCGCCGGCAGCGCGGTGGGGGCGCTGTCCCCCGAGGACCGGGAGGTGCTCGAACTCGCGGCCAGGCACGGGATGACCGGCCAGGACCTGGCCGCCGTGCTCGGCACGGGCGAGGGGTACGCCGAAGGGCTCCTCGACGCGGCCACCGAACGCCTGCGCGAGACGGTGACCGCCGAGATCCTGGCCAGGCGCGCCGCCCGCGACTGCGAGCGGGCGTCCGCGATCCTCGCGGGGTTCACGGGAGAGCTCACCCCGCAGGCGCGGGCCCAGCTGATCCGGCACCTCGCGCGGTGCGAGACCTGCGGACGTCAGCGTGTCCGGCAGGTCTCCGCGGCCAAGGTGTTCGGCCTGCTCCCCCAGGTCGCCCTGCCGGAGACGCTGCGGGTGCGGGTGCTCAGCAGCTTCATCGACCCCGAACTCGTCCCCTACCGGCGGTACGTCGCCAAGCGCGTGGGCAAGCTGAACGCCGCGGGCTTCCCGAGGGCCGGCCGCCGCGAGGGCAGGCTGGCACAGGCCGTGGCCGGCGCCGTGGCCGCCCTGGCGGCGGTGGCGACGATCGCGCTCGTGTTCGCCCAGTTCGCCGGGGACCTGCGCGAGCAGGCGGCCGACACGATCGCCCCGCATCGGCTCCCCACGGCCGGGGCCCCGGTCAGTCCGTCCGCCGCCACCGGCGACGGCACCGTGTCACCGGAGGGGTCCGAGGGCGCGTCCGGCGGGGCCGACGACGGGGCCACGGCGGGCTCGCCCGCGCCCCCGGCCTCCCGGGACCCGGCCGAGCCCATCGCGCCCGTGCGGCCGGTCGCCCTGCCGCGCCCGGCGCCCCTGCCCCCACCCGCGCCACCCTCCGCCGGACGGCCGCACCGTCCCGCGCCGCCGGTGAGACCGCCAGTGAGACCATCCGTGCGTCCCACCGGCGCGCCGTCCGCCACCGTGCCGAGTCCGGGGGCCTCGCCGTCCGGCCCGACACCCGTGCCCACCATCACGCCCGTCAGCCCCGGCACGGAGCCCAGCCCCGGTGGGTCCGGCTCCGGCTCCGGTGGGCCGGGTTCCGGAGAGCCCGGTTCGGGCCGGCCGCCGAGGGGCGGGCCGCCTCCGGCGCACTGGCCGGGACACCGTCCGCCCTGGCGCGACCACCAGCACCATCCCCGTCCCCACTGGGAGTGCCCGCCGACTCCCGCGCCGCCCCACGGGCCCTCCGGCGGCCACGGCGGGCCCCCGGCCGTTCCGCCCGTACGCGGAGGACAGGTCGGAGGACACGGCGGAGGACACGGCGGAGCACCCGGCAGCGGGCGCGAGGCCCGGGGCGCCGGGGACGGCGGCCGGCCCCTCCCCGGGCCGCGGCCCGCCCGGTACGGCGGCGCCGCTCCCGAGCGCCCGAGCCGCAATGAGTCCGGCCGCGGTGAGTCCGGCCGCGGTGAGTCCGGCCGTGGTGAGTCCGGCGGGGACGGCTCGCGCCGTGACGGCCCGGGCCGCGGCAACGGCCATCCGCCGGACGTGCGCGCCCGGGAAGACGCTCCGAAGGACGCCGAGCATCGTGGCGCGGCCGGCGATACCGCGGCCGGAAGCCCCGGCGGGCCCGGACGTCCCGGAGGATCCGGAGGCGGGCACGGTCCCGGAGGCGGGCACGGTTTCGGCAACGGCCCGGCCCCGGCCGGTCCGAAGGCCACATAG
- the tilS gene encoding tRNA lysidine(34) synthetase TilS encodes MGPHPAVADVRRAVRLSLADLAVPRDVAESPLVLVACSGGADSLALAAATAFAAPRLGLSAGLLTVDHGLQEGSAGRARDVVRLAHSLGLDPAEALTVTVGTAGGPEAAAREARYAALSAAAGRLGAAAVLLGHTRDDQAETVLLRLARGSGTRSLSGMAEVTGIYRRPLLGLGRERTRQACDALGLRPWDDPHNEDPAYTRVRVRRDALPVLEAALGPGIAEALARTARLCRDDADALDEWADSVHATSRGPGGELDVSVLAGVPGAVRRRVIRRAAVEAGANAAALAAVHIEAVERLVTGWHGQKGVDLPGGVGVVRRCGTLVFAVDNLSLA; translated from the coding sequence ATGGGCCCGCATCCCGCCGTCGCCGACGTCCGCCGTGCCGTACGGCTCTCGCTCGCGGACCTCGCCGTCCCGCGCGACGTGGCGGAGTCGCCGCTCGTCCTCGTGGCCTGCAGCGGCGGCGCCGACTCGCTGGCGCTGGCGGCGGCCACCGCTTTCGCGGCCCCGCGCCTCGGCCTGAGCGCCGGGCTGCTGACCGTCGACCACGGCCTTCAGGAGGGCTCGGCCGGGCGCGCCCGCGACGTCGTACGGCTCGCGCACTCGCTCGGCCTCGACCCGGCCGAGGCGCTGACCGTCACGGTCGGCACGGCCGGGGGACCCGAGGCCGCGGCGCGGGAGGCCCGCTACGCCGCGCTGTCCGCCGCCGCAGGCCGGCTGGGCGCCGCCGCGGTCCTGCTCGGCCACACCCGCGACGACCAGGCGGAGACCGTGCTGCTGCGCCTGGCCCGGGGCAGCGGCACCCGGTCGCTGTCCGGCATGGCGGAGGTCACCGGAATCTACCGGCGCCCCCTGCTGGGGCTCGGCCGCGAGCGGACCAGGCAGGCGTGCGACGCCCTCGGCCTGCGGCCCTGGGACGACCCGCACAACGAGGATCCGGCGTACACCAGGGTCCGGGTGCGGCGCGACGCCCTTCCGGTGCTGGAGGCCGCGCTGGGGCCGGGGATCGCCGAGGCGCTGGCGCGTACGGCGCGGTTGTGCCGGGACGACGCCGATGCCCTGGACGAGTGGGCGGACAGCGTCCACGCCACGTCGCGGGGTCCGGGCGGGGAGCTGGACGTGTCCGTGCTGGCCGGCGTGCCGGGGGCGGTGCGGCGGCGGGTCATCCGGCGGGCGGCCGTCGAGGCCGGGGCGAACGCCGCCGCGCTCGCGGCCGTGCACATCGAGGCGGTCGAGCGGCTGGTGACCGGCTGGCACGGGCAGAAGGGGGTGGACCTACCCGGGGGGGTGGGGGTGGTCAGGCGCTGTGGCACCCTTGTGTTCGCCGTGGACAACCTCTCGCTCGCGTAA
- a CDS encoding saccharopine dehydrogenase NADP-binding domain-containing protein: MATPRIVLFGATGFTGRLTAEALVARGARPLLAGRDQTRLAALADSLGGDVSIAVADVGRPESLRRIVARGDVLISTVGPFVRWGEAAVAAATEAGAVYLDTTGEPTFIKRIFQRYGPAAAARGAALITAFGYDYVPGNLAAALALGKAGPGAVRVDVGYFVEGGMARRASAGTRASALGMILEPMYGFREGRIVPEHGRTRRFVVDGRVRHGLSIGASEHFTLPPAHAGLREVNVYLGWLGGLTRVAGVLARATPVIGAVPGVRRATEALADRVLRTGGGGAPAAAGVSSRIVAEAYDAEGRRLAAVHVAGGDPYEFTAGVLAWGAATALAEGVHGTGALGPVDAFGLENLARGCAEAGMTVRE; this comes from the coding sequence ATGGCCACCCCCAGGATCGTGCTGTTCGGAGCCACCGGTTTCACCGGCAGGCTCACCGCCGAGGCGCTCGTCGCGCGCGGGGCCCGGCCGTTGCTGGCGGGCCGGGACCAGACGCGGCTGGCCGCCCTCGCCGACTCGCTGGGCGGCGACGTGTCCATCGCGGTCGCCGACGTCGGCCGCCCCGAGTCCCTACGCCGGATCGTCGCGCGCGGCGACGTGCTGATCTCGACGGTCGGCCCGTTCGTCCGGTGGGGAGAGGCCGCGGTCGCCGCCGCGACGGAGGCGGGCGCGGTCTACCTCGACACCACCGGAGAGCCCACGTTCATCAAGCGGATCTTCCAGCGGTACGGCCCCGCCGCGGCGGCCAGGGGTGCCGCCCTGATCACCGCCTTCGGGTACGACTACGTGCCCGGCAACCTCGCCGCGGCCCTGGCCCTGGGCAAGGCCGGGCCGGGGGCCGTCCGCGTGGACGTCGGCTATTTCGTGGAGGGCGGCATGGCGCGCCGCGCCAGCGCGGGGACCCGCGCCTCGGCGCTGGGAATGATCCTCGAACCGATGTACGGCTTCCGCGAGGGCCGCATCGTCCCCGAGCACGGCCGCACCCGCAGGTTCGTCGTGGACGGCCGGGTCCGGCACGGGCTGTCCATCGGCGCGTCCGAGCACTTCACGCTGCCGCCCGCGCACGCCGGTCTGCGTGAGGTGAACGTCTATCTCGGCTGGCTGGGCGGGCTCACCAGGGTCGCGGGCGTGCTGGCCAGGGCGACCCCCGTCATCGGCGCGGTGCCCGGGGTCCGGCGGGCGACCGAGGCGCTCGCCGACCGGGTGCTGCGTACGGGCGGGGGAGGCGCGCCCGCCGCGGCGGGCGTGTCGTCGCGCATCGTGGCCGAGGCGTACGACGCGGAAGGCCGCCGCCTGGCCGCCGTCCACGTCGCCGGCGGCGACCCGTACGAGTTCACGGCCGGCGTGCTGGCCTGGGGGGCGGCGACGGCGCTCGCGGAGGGCGTGCACGGCACCGGCGCACTGGGGCCCGTGGACGCCTTCGGGCTGGAGAATCTCGCCCGGGGGTGCGCGGAGGCGGGAATGACCGTACGGGAGTGA
- a CDS encoding FxLYD domain-containing protein: MTAALAFAALAMASCARNDNQEGPRPLALKEQVSSIVRSGAGYAVSWAGVLSNPNRWHFGENAVAVVTAVDAGGKEVVHLEQPLDAVPPGRPLAFSGQVTAAAQPVRVKIDYRPASWRPIPRTPSAFLKFPISDVRTDKLKNGSYLVTGYVLDPFRKPAAGLAVTALLRDAAGTLVGGATSYVDDVRPGARRRFVITVEGVRGSVGATDVQATTWGSTAKAYEELAGAGAVPLHTVAPTTEPFAKDRGYPPPNDRRQ; this comes from the coding sequence ATGACCGCCGCACTCGCCTTCGCCGCGCTGGCGATGGCGTCGTGCGCGAGGAATGACAATCAGGAGGGCCCGCGACCGCTGGCCCTGAAGGAACAGGTGTCCTCGATCGTGCGCTCGGGAGCCGGGTACGCGGTGAGCTGGGCGGGGGTGCTGAGCAACCCCAACCGCTGGCACTTCGGGGAGAACGCCGTCGCCGTGGTCACGGCGGTCGACGCCGGCGGCAAGGAGGTCGTGCACCTGGAACAGCCGCTGGACGCGGTGCCGCCCGGCCGCCCGCTGGCCTTCAGCGGCCAGGTCACGGCCGCCGCCCAGCCGGTCCGGGTGAAGATCGACTACCGTCCCGCCTCGTGGCGGCCGATCCCGCGCACCCCGTCGGCGTTCCTCAAGTTCCCGATCTCGGACGTCCGCACGGACAAGCTGAAGAACGGGTCCTACCTCGTCACCGGCTACGTGCTGGACCCGTTCCGCAAGCCCGCCGCCGGCCTCGCCGTCACGGCCCTGTTGCGCGACGCCGCGGGCACGCTCGTCGGCGGGGCCACGTCGTACGTGGACGACGTGCGTCCGGGTGCCAGGCGCCGGTTCGTCATCACCGTCGAGGGCGTGCGCGGCTCCGTCGGGGCGACCGACGTGCAGGCCACGACCTGGGGCTCGACCGCCAAGGCGTACGAGGAGCTGGCCGGGGCCGGGGCCGTCCCGCTGCACACGGTCGCGCCGACGACGGAGCCGTTCGCCAAGGACCGCGGGTATCCGCCACCCAACGACCGGCGCCAGTGA
- a CDS encoding ABC-F family ATP-binding cassette domain-containing protein has protein sequence MGHVEVGHLTHVLPDGRMLLNDVSFRVGEGVKAALVGPNGAGKTTLLRMIAGDLQPVEGTVAHSGGLGVMRQFVGNIRDGRTVQDLLLSVAPERVRTAAERLHAAELVMMERDDEKTQMRYAQAITDYGDAGGYDIEVLWDACAMAALGAPYDRVKYREVATLSGGEQKRLVLEALLRGPDQVLLLDEPDNYLDVPGKVWLETALRETPKTVLLVSHDRQLLANAADRIVTVESGNVWIHGGGFATYAEARRERNERLDELRRRWDEEHAKLRRLVVMLKQKATYNDGMAPAYHAAQTRLRRFEEAGPPEVAPKDQVISMRLRGGRTGKRAVMCEALELTGLMKPFDLEVWYGERVAVLGSNGSGKSHFLRLVAGEDVRHSGTMRLGARVVPGHFAQTHARPELIGRTPCEIVMTEHARLKNEAMKALARYELAGRVAEQRFETLSGGQQARLQILLLELSGATLLLLDEPTDNLDLASAEALQQGLDAFAGTVLAVTHDRWFAADFDRYLVFGSDGRVYESPEPVWDETRVVRPR, from the coding sequence GTGGGGCACGTCGAGGTCGGGCATCTGACGCATGTGCTGCCGGACGGCAGGATGCTGCTGAACGACGTGTCGTTCCGTGTGGGCGAGGGCGTCAAGGCGGCCCTGGTCGGCCCGAACGGCGCGGGCAAGACGACGCTGCTGCGGATGATCGCGGGCGATCTCCAGCCGGTCGAGGGCACCGTGGCCCATTCGGGCGGCCTCGGGGTGATGCGGCAGTTCGTCGGCAACATCCGGGACGGCCGCACCGTCCAGGACCTGCTGCTCAGCGTCGCGCCCGAGCGCGTCAGGACGGCGGCGGAACGGCTCCACGCCGCCGAGCTCGTGATGATGGAGCGCGACGACGAGAAGACCCAGATGCGGTACGCCCAGGCGATCACCGACTACGGGGACGCCGGGGGCTACGACATCGAGGTGCTCTGGGACGCCTGCGCGATGGCCGCCCTCGGCGCGCCGTACGACCGGGTGAAGTATCGCGAGGTCGCCACGCTGTCCGGCGGCGAGCAGAAGAGGCTGGTGCTGGAGGCGCTGCTGCGCGGCCCCGACCAGGTGCTGCTGCTCGACGAGCCCGACAACTACCTCGACGTGCCGGGCAAGGTGTGGCTGGAGACGGCGCTGCGCGAGACGCCCAAGACCGTGCTGCTGGTCTCCCACGACCGGCAGCTGCTCGCCAACGCCGCCGACCGGATCGTCACGGTCGAGTCCGGCAACGTCTGGATCCACGGCGGCGGCTTCGCGACGTACGCCGAGGCGCGGCGGGAGCGCAACGAGCGGCTCGACGAGCTGCGCAGGCGCTGGGACGAGGAGCACGCCAAGCTCAGGCGCCTGGTGGTCATGCTCAAGCAGAAGGCCACCTACAACGACGGCATGGCCCCCGCCTACCACGCCGCCCAGACCCGGCTGCGCCGGTTCGAGGAGGCCGGGCCGCCGGAGGTCGCGCCGAAGGACCAGGTCATCAGCATGCGGCTGCGCGGCGGCCGTACGGGCAAGCGGGCGGTGATGTGCGAGGCCCTGGAGCTGACCGGCCTTATGAAGCCCTTCGACCTGGAGGTCTGGTACGGCGAGCGGGTGGCCGTCCTCGGCTCGAACGGGTCGGGCAAGTCGCACTTCCTGCGACTGGTGGCGGGGGAGGACGTGCGTCATTCGGGCACGATGCGGCTCGGCGCGCGGGTGGTCCCTGGGCACTTCGCCCAGACCCACGCCCGGCCGGAACTGATCGGCCGTACGCCCTGCGAGATCGTCATGACCGAGCACGCCCGGCTGAAGAACGAGGCGATGAAGGCCCTGGCCCGCTACGAGCTCGCCGGCCGGGTCGCCGAGCAGCGGTTCGAGACGCTGTCGGGCGGCCAGCAGGCCCGGCTGCAGATCCTGCTGCTCGAACTGTCCGGCGCCACGCTGCTGCTGCTCGACGAGCCGACCGACAACCTCGACCTGGCCAGCGCCGAGGCCCTGCAGCAGGGCCTGGACGCCTTCGCGGGCACCGTGCTCGCGGTGACCCACGACCGCTGGTTCGCGGCCGACTTCGACCGCTACCTCGTCTTCGGGTCGGACGGCAGGGTCTACGAGTCGCCGGAGCCCGTCTGGGACGAGACCCGGGTGGTCCGCCCCCGATAG
- a CDS encoding zinc-dependent metalloprotease has product MQVIDWDLAVSTGVRLVRPGPQVSREEARQAVLELRRLSRDAEGHVREFTRIDSAPPEAATVVDRPGWIRANVDGFRVVLEPLTQKMSNMPAVVGAVGSRITGLEVGAVLAFLASRVLGQYELFLPPDPSGNAPTGRLTLVAPNIVHAERELGVDPRDFRLWVCLHEETHRVQFTGVPWLREYVRGQMTEFLLASEMDLTTLLERLRAASDAVADAFRGGEGNLIEAIQTPEQKAVLDRVTAVMTLVEGHGDYVMDAVGPSVVPSVAEIRAKFQRRREGGSRFDQLVRRLLGIELKMKQYAEGSHFVRTVVDEAGMESFNKVWTSPETLPDRREIADPHAWMSRVLTSTS; this is encoded by the coding sequence ATGCAGGTGATCGACTGGGATCTGGCCGTCTCGACCGGGGTGCGCCTCGTGCGCCCGGGCCCTCAGGTGAGCCGCGAGGAGGCCAGGCAGGCGGTCCTCGAACTGCGGCGGCTGTCGCGGGACGCCGAGGGGCACGTGCGGGAGTTCACCCGCATCGACTCCGCGCCGCCGGAGGCGGCGACCGTGGTCGACCGCCCCGGGTGGATCCGCGCGAACGTGGACGGCTTCCGGGTCGTCCTGGAGCCGCTGACGCAGAAGATGTCGAACATGCCGGCGGTCGTCGGCGCGGTCGGCTCGCGCATCACCGGGCTCGAGGTCGGCGCGGTGCTGGCCTTCCTCGCCTCGCGGGTGCTCGGGCAGTACGAGCTGTTCCTCCCGCCCGATCCCTCGGGCAACGCCCCGACCGGGCGGCTGACGCTGGTGGCGCCCAACATCGTGCACGCCGAGCGCGAGCTGGGCGTCGATCCCCGTGACTTCCGCCTGTGGGTGTGCCTGCACGAGGAGACCCACCGGGTGCAGTTCACCGGCGTCCCCTGGCTGCGCGAGTACGTCCGCGGCCAGATGACCGAGTTCCTTCTCGCGTCAGAGATGGACCTGACGACCCTGCTGGAGCGCCTGCGCGCCGCCTCCGACGCGGTGGCCGACGCCTTCAGGGGCGGCGAGGGCAACCTCATCGAGGCCATCCAGACGCCCGAGCAGAAGGCCGTGCTCGACCGGGTGACGGCCGTGATGACGCTGGTGGAGGGGCACGGCGACTACGTCATGGACGCGGTGGGCCCGTCGGTGGTGCCGTCGGTCGCCGAGATCCGCGCCAAGTTCCAGCGCCGCCGCGAGGGCGGCTCGCGCTTCGACCAGCTCGTCCGCCGGCTGCTCGGCATCGAGCTCAAGATGAAGCAGTACGCCGAGGGCTCCCATTTCGTGCGCACCGTCGTGGACGAGGCTGGCATGGAGTCCTTCAACAAGGTGTGGACCTCGCCGGAGACCCTGCCCGACCGCCGGGAGATCGCGGACCCGCACGCCTGGATGTCCCGCGTCCTCACCTCCACCTCCTGA
- the dacB gene encoding D-alanyl-D-alanine carboxypeptidase/D-alanyl-D-alanine endopeptidase, protein MVRRERWMVVATLALLQIFVVLAGIYLVTHDADRTPAPVASPKPTPIPLVTAGPVLAAAGDGALPAKGTLTTRLAAAMGDPALGGSVAGIVLDAVTGQPIYDGRSGTAITPASTTKVVTALTVLATVGPDARLATRVVRGSSATSIVLVGGGDPTLAGPATGAAEQKRIYPRPASLARLASSTAKALKAANLASVDLSYDTSLFTGPRTAPGWKPTYIPEGSVAPVAALMMDEGRARNGARYPDPARATADAFASLLRKNGIKVGKKVDSAKAAPTAQELARVESGPVYALVERMLTHSDNDLAEALARHAAVKEGLPHTFEGVPAAVRRVLTRLGVSDGVEVHDGSGLSTKNRITPTALARILAVAASSAHPELHSLISGLPVAGFTGTLHNRYEKSDSKAGAGLVRAKTGTLNGVNTLAGIAYTSDGRLLTFAFMADQVANPPEAIAALDKMATIVSQS, encoded by the coding sequence GTGGTGCGACGTGAGCGGTGGATGGTGGTGGCCACCCTCGCCCTGCTGCAGATCTTCGTCGTCCTCGCGGGCATTTATTTGGTCACCCATGACGCCGACAGGACCCCGGCTCCGGTCGCGTCTCCGAAGCCGACCCCGATCCCCCTGGTGACCGCGGGTCCGGTTCTGGCCGCGGCGGGGGACGGGGCTCTCCCCGCCAAGGGTACTTTGACCACCCGGCTCGCCGCTGCGATGGGTGACCCCGCATTGGGCGGCAGCGTGGCCGGGATCGTGCTCGACGCCGTCACGGGACAACCGATATACGACGGCCGCTCCGGCACCGCCATCACCCCCGCCTCGACCACCAAGGTGGTCACCGCGCTGACGGTGCTGGCCACGGTGGGGCCGGACGCCCGCCTGGCCACCCGGGTCGTGCGGGGGAGCTCCGCAACGTCGATCGTCCTGGTCGGCGGCGGCGACCCGACCCTGGCCGGCCCGGCCACCGGCGCCGCGGAGCAGAAGCGGATCTACCCGCGGCCGGCGTCGCTCGCCCGGCTCGCCTCGAGCACGGCCAAGGCGCTCAAGGCGGCGAACCTCGCCTCGGTGGACCTGTCGTACGACACCTCGCTGTTCACCGGGCCGCGGACGGCGCCGGGCTGGAAGCCGACGTACATCCCGGAGGGCAGCGTCGCCCCCGTGGCCGCGCTCATGATGGACGAGGGCCGGGCCCGCAACGGCGCGCGCTATCCGGATCCGGCACGGGCGACCGCCGACGCGTTCGCCTCGCTGCTCAGGAAGAACGGCATCAAGGTCGGCAAGAAGGTCGACTCGGCCAAGGCGGCGCCCACCGCGCAGGAACTGGCCCGGGTCGAGTCCGGCCCGGTCTACGCGCTCGTCGAGCGGATGCTCACGCACAGTGACAACGACCTCGCCGAGGCGCTCGCCCGCCACGCGGCCGTCAAGGAAGGTCTCCCGCACACCTTCGAGGGCGTGCCCGCGGCGGTCCGGCGCGTGCTGACCCGCCTCGGGGTGAGCGACGGTGTGGAGGTCCACGACGGCAGCGGGCTCTCCACGAAGAACCGGATCACGCCGACCGCCCTCGCCCGCATCCTGGCCGTGGCGGCGTCCTCCGCCCATCCGGAGCTGCACTCGCTGATCAGCGGGCTGCCGGTCGCGGGATTCACCGGGACTCTGCACAACCGCTATGAGAAGTCCGATTCGAAGGCGGGCGCCGGATTGGTACGCGCGAAGACGGGCACTTTGAACGGGGTGAACACCCTGGCAGGCATCGCGTACACCTCCGACGGCCGGTTGCTGACCTTCGCGTTCATGGCCGACCAGGTGGCCAACCCGCCGGAGGCGATCGCGGCGCTCGACAAGATGGCCACGATCGTCTCCCAGAGCTGA
- a CDS encoding C40 family peptidase: protein MPLLRASGLVAGLGSSLVLTLGAPAGADPKPSAKDVAKARQQVQERVRELGRAEADLAAAQAGKETLDAEAERLVEAYNGELVQLEQARAAYEQSARRVRQAAGQVDRLRGEVAARVAEAYGGLRLSPSTAAMLGGLHDMRGFLRRASVLTQLGDEQVATLQRLEDAQQVFEILREQAARAYSEQSRSADEVRQAKDAAQRAVEDQLEQTQRIEREKAEISKRLEVARDRVDELKQARTKARQSAGRVSLPVGRSLAVPAWTGRLGSGPGEQAAQWALKQIGKPYVWAAAGPSGFDCSGLTMRAWQRAGVSLDHWTGTQWTSGRHVPLKELRTGDLIFYGRLSRNPGTIHHVGIYIGRGMMVHAPRTGDVVRISPIWRHDLVGATRPG, encoded by the coding sequence ATGCCACTCCTCAGAGCGTCGGGGCTGGTCGCCGGGCTCGGGTCAAGCCTCGTCCTGACCTTGGGGGCGCCGGCCGGAGCCGATCCGAAGCCGTCGGCCAAGGACGTCGCCAAGGCGCGGCAGCAGGTGCAGGAGCGCGTACGCGAACTGGGCAGGGCCGAGGCCGATCTCGCGGCCGCGCAGGCCGGCAAGGAGACGCTGGACGCCGAGGCCGAGCGGCTCGTGGAGGCCTACAACGGGGAGCTCGTCCAGCTCGAGCAGGCGCGTGCCGCGTACGAGCAGTCGGCACGGCGGGTCCGCCAGGCGGCCGGCCAGGTCGACCGGCTGCGCGGCGAGGTGGCGGCGAGAGTGGCCGAAGCGTACGGCGGGCTGCGGCTGTCGCCGTCCACCGCGGCCATGCTCGGCGGTCTGCACGACATGCGGGGCTTCCTGCGAAGAGCCAGCGTGCTGACGCAGCTGGGCGACGAACAGGTCGCCACGCTGCAACGCCTGGAAGACGCGCAACAGGTCTTCGAGATCCTCCGAGAACAGGCGGCCCGCGCCTACTCCGAGCAGTCGCGCAGCGCCGACGAGGTGCGGCAGGCGAAGGACGCGGCACAGCGGGCCGTCGAGGACCAGCTCGAACAGACCCAGCGCATCGAGCGGGAGAAAGCGGAGATCTCCAAACGGCTGGAGGTCGCCCGTGACCGCGTGGACGAGCTGAAACAGGCGAGAACGAAGGCCCGGCAGTCCGCCGGGAGGGTGTCTCTCCCCGTCGGCAGAAGCCTGGCGGTGCCGGCGTGGACGGGCCGGCTCGGGTCGGGGCCCGGCGAGCAGGCCGCCCAGTGGGCGCTCAAACAGATCGGCAAGCCGTACGTATGGGCCGCCGCGGGCCCGTCGGGGTTCGACTGCTCGGGGCTGACGATGCGGGCCTGGCAGCGGGCCGGGGTGTCACTCGATCACTGGACCGGCACGCAGTGGACCTCGGGACGGCACGTCCCCCTCAAGGAACTGCGCACCGGCGACCTCATCTTCTACGGCCGCTTGAGCCGTAATCCCGGCACCATCCATCACGTGGGCATCTACATCGGGCGCGGCATGATGGTCCACGCCCCCCGGACGGGGGACGTGGTGCGCATCTCGCCCATCTGGCGCCACGATCTCGTCGGCGCCACCCGGCCGGGCTAG
- a CDS encoding inorganic diphosphatase — MEFDVVVEIPKGQRNKYEVDHKTGRIRLDRLLFTSTQYPADYGFIENTLGEDGDPLDALVLLQEPTFPGCLISCRAVGMFRMTDEKGGDDKVLCVPATDPRMEHIRDIHHVAEFDRLEIQHFFEVYKDLEPGKSVEGANWVGRVEAEAEILASIERFRETEHHDEEH, encoded by the coding sequence GTGGAGTTCGACGTTGTCGTTGAGATTCCCAAGGGACAACGGAACAAGTACGAGGTTGACCACAAGACCGGCCGCATACGTCTGGATCGCCTGCTTTTCACCTCGACCCAGTACCCCGCCGACTACGGGTTCATCGAGAACACCCTCGGCGAGGACGGCGACCCGCTCGACGCGCTCGTGCTGCTCCAGGAGCCGACCTTCCCCGGCTGCCTGATCAGCTGCCGCGCCGTCGGGATGTTCCGGATGACCGACGAGAAGGGCGGCGACGACAAGGTCCTGTGCGTCCCGGCGACCGATCCGCGGATGGAGCACATCCGCGACATCCACCACGTCGCCGAGTTCGACCGGCTGGAAATACAGCACTTCTTCGAGGTCTACAAGGACCTGGAGCCCGGCAAGTCCGTCGAGGGCGCCAACTGGGTCGGGCGCGTCGAGGCCGAGGCCGAGATCCTCGCCAGCATCGAGCGGTTCCGGGAGACCGAGCACCACGACGAGGAGCACTGA